DNA from Aminivibrio pyruvatiphilus:
TTAAAATGACGCTTTCGTATCCTGGAAGTTATGAACTCCGGAGCAGATGGAGCTCATGAGACGGAGTTTTGAAGGCCAGTCCGACAGGCTCCTAGGAACCGTAGTCTCAGAAGGATTATCAGCATAATAGAGCAACGCAGCCGCTTTCATAGACCTAAGGTTACTCACGATCTTCGTCGCTTCGGCCTTGTCTGTTCCGCTGCCGGCCACGAGGAGCATGGCTCCGGCCAGGATGCCGATGATGATGATGACGATCAGCAGTTCGACAAGGGTGAATCCTGTGCGCTTCTTCATAACTTTTTTCATGGGTTTTCCCCTCCTGTATGATGGTGTGTTGCTCTTGCTGCCTGTTGCGTATAACGTTTACCGCTCATTTTCGGGCGGATTGTTTTTGGGCGCGGTGGGGCGGTGGTGAAAAAACGAGAATCAAAATCGAGATCCTTCCCCTTCGGGGATACTGCGCGATCGCGATGCTCGGGATGACAAGAAACACGCTTGTTCGGGATGACAAAGGACAGAGTCAAATGCGAGATCCTTCGTCGCTTCGCTCCTCAGGATGACAAACCCGAGATCCCTCGCGTTGCTCGGGATGACAACAAACCGAGATCCTTCGTCGCTTCGCTCCTCAGGATGACAAAACCTAAGGAGCGGTCCTTAGTGTTACTCAGGATGACAAGCTTTTTCCGATCCTCCCCTTTCTCCGACCGTCCGGTTCTCCTCTTCTCTACATCATGGTCTGTATGGCGGTGACGATGGGCGTGAAGATGGCCAGCGCCACCAGGGCGACGATGCCGCCCACGAATATGATCAGTACGGGCTCCAGTATGGAGGTGAGGCGCTTGATTTTTTCGTCAAGCTCCATTTCGAACCATCCGGCAACCTTGTCCAGCATGGTTTCGAGCTGGCCGGTTTCCTCGCCCACCTTCATCATGTGGGCGATCATCACCGGAAAGACGGGGATGTTCTTGGCCGTGTCGCCCAGGGAGGCGCCCTTGCGGGCGGCGTCCCGGAGGGAGGTGTAGGCCTTGCCGATGACGGCGTTGTCGGTGACTTCGGCGGTCATCTCAAGGGACTTGAGAATGGGCACGCCGGAGTCCACCAGGGAGGCGAGGGTCCGGTTGGACCGGGCCATGGCGCTCTTGAAGAAGATGTCACCCACCATGGGAAGGCGGAGCTTCATGGCGTCCATGGCGGGCTTGGTGTCCTTGTTCTTTGCGAGCATGGAGACTGCCACTCCGAAGAGAAGGACGGCCAGCAGGGGGATGTACCAGAATTCGGCCATCCACTCCGAGAAGTTGAACACCTGGACGGTGAGGGTGGGCAGAGGGACGTTGAGCCCCCGGAAGACCTGGGAGAACCGGGGCATGACCACGGTGACCAGGATGTAGAGGATGAAGAAGGCGAAGAGAATGACCACCGCGGGGTAGGTCACGGCGGAAACGATTTTCCTGCGGAGTTCGTCCTGGCGCTCCAGGAAGGTGGCCAGTCGGTCGAGGGATTCGTCGAGCTTGCCTCCTTCCTCGCCTGCTGAGACGATGGAGACCATGAGGGTGGAAAATTCTGCCCTGGTCCGCAGCGCGCCGCTGAGGGAGAATCCTCCGTCCACGGCCATCTTGACCCGGCGGATGGAGTCGGCGAGGCGGGGGTTCTTTGTCTGGTCCACGAGGATGTTCAGGGCGTTGCCCAAGGTCACGCCGGCCTTGATCATGGTGGCGAGCTGCCGGAAGAAGATGACCTTGTCCCTCAGGGGGACGGAGCCCATGCGGTGGAGAATTTCCCGGAAGGATTCGCCGCCCTTTTCCCTTCCGCTGCGGGTGAGGGTGATGGGCATCATGCCCCGTTCCCGCATGGTGGCAACGGCGGCGTCCTGGGAATCTCCCTGGATGACACCCTCGACGATTTTTCCTTCAGGTGATCGCGCCTTGAATTTGAATTCCATATTCCGTCACCTCGGCTCGTCTTTCTTGTATACCGACTTTTCCCCGGACATTCAGGTTATTTTTGAAATAGTATTCACAGTTTGGATTCTAACAAACGCCCGCCCCCGTTAAAATAGGGCTTCAGACTCATTCTGCAGGGGTTTTGGCGTCAGTTCTGGCCGAAGAGGATCCTCTGGAGATCCTTGGGGTCGTAGGCGTAGGCCATGGCGGTATCAACGGGAATCAGTCCCTCGTTGACCTTGTCGGCGAGGCACTGCTCCATTGTGTGCATTCCCGAGCTTGCCCCCGTCTGGATGAGGGTCTTGATCTGGTTTGTCTTTCCCTCCTTGATGCAGTTCCGCACGGCGGGGTTGGCGAAGAGGATTTCCGTGCCCACCACCCGGCCGCCCGTGGGGCGGGGGATGAGTTGCTGGGAGCATATCCCCACGAGGACGGCGGAGAGCTGGATGCGGATCTGCTGCTGCTGGTGGGGGGGGAAGACGTCGATGATCCTGTCGATGGACTGGGCGGCGTCCTGGGTGTGGAGGGTGGCAAAGACCAGGTGGCCCGTTTCGGCGGCGGTGATGGCCGAGGAGACGGTTTCCAGGTCGCGCATTTCGCCGATGAGGATGACGTCGGGGTCCTGCCGGAGCACCCGCCGGAGGGCCTCGGCGAAGCTGCGGGTGTCGATGCCCACCTGCCGCTGGTGGATGATGGATTTCTGGGACTTGTAGACGTATTCCACAGGATCCTCGATGGTGACCACGTGGTCACGCCGCTTGCGGTTGACTTCGTCGATGAGGGCGGCGAGGGTGGTGGTTTTGCCGTGGCCGGTGGGCCCGGTGACGAGGAAGAGGCCCCTTCGCTGTCCGGTGACCTCGAGCAGGCACCGGGGCAGGCCCAGTTCCTCGATGGACCGGATTCTCATGGGGATGAGCCGGAGGGCCAGGGTCATGTTGCCCGATTCGAAGAAGCAGTTTCCCCGGAAGCGGGCTTCCTCCCCCGTGGGGGCATGGTAGGTGAAGCTGAAGTCGTATTCCCTGCTCTGCCGGTAGGAGGCCATCTGCTCGGGCAGCAGGATGTCGGATATGGCCTGTTCCACGTCCTCCTGGGCAAGGGATGGGAGTCCCGCCACCGGATGGAGGTCGCCGTCGATCCGGAAGCACGGAAGATGACCGACGCCGAGGTGAAGATCGCTTGCGCCCGAACGGAGCACTTCCGCCAGTAGATCGTGTATCCTGATTTGCATTTCGTTCACCTCGCCTTATTTAAAAGGTGGTCGTCAGAACTTCTTCCACGCTTGTTCTGCCTTCGAGTATCTTGCGGATGCCGGATTTTCTGAGGCTTTTCATGCCGTTGTTCAACGCTTCCCTTCTGAGGACGTCGGCGGATGCTCCTGAGACGATGAGCTGCCGGATGGAGTCGGTTATGGCCATGATCTCGAATATGGCGGACCGGCCGCGGTACCCCGTGCCCCGGCATTCGTTGCACCCCACCGGGCGGAATACTTTTGTCCCTGCAGGGACGTCCAGGGTTTCGGCGACTTTTTCGGGCAGTTCGTATTCTTCCTTGCAGGCGCTGCACAGGCTCCGGACGAGGCGCTGGGCGATGACGGTGAGCAGGGAGGAGGATACGAGGAAGGGCTGGATGCCCATGTCGATGAGCCGAATGGCGGCGCTGGGGGCGTCGTTGGTGTGGAGGGTGGAAAGGACGAGGTGCCCCGTGAGGGCGGCCCGGATGGCGAGCTGGGCCGTTTCTCCGTCCCGGATCTCTCCCACCATGATCTTGTCGGGGTCCTGGCGGAGGATGGAGCGGAGGGTGTTGTTGAAATTGAGGCCCGCCCGCTCGTTGACCTGGACCTGGCCGATGCCGAAGATGGTGTATTCCACGGGGTCCTCCACGGTGACCACGTTGACTTCCGGCTTGTTGATCTGTTCGAGGACCGAGTAGAGGGTGGTGGATTTTCCGCTTCCCGTCGGCCCGGTGACGAGGACGATGCCGTAGGGGGCGTTGCAGACCTGGTCCACTAGAAGTTTATCGTCTGCGTCGAGTCCGAGCTTGGTGAGGCCGACCATGGCGTTGCCCTGGTCGAGGATACGGATAACGATCTTCTCACCATAGATGGTAGGCAGGGAGGAGACCCTGAGGTCCACCCTGCGGCCGAGGACCTTGATGAGGATTCGTCCGTCCTGGGGACGCCTTTTTTCTGAAATGTCCATGGCGGACATGATTTTCATTCGGGAGGAGACGGCAGGGTGCAGGTGCTTGGGGAAGTCGAAGGCGTTGAAAAGCTGGCCGTCGATGCGGTACCGCACCCGGGTGTTCTTCTCGAAGGGCTCGATGTGGATGTCAGAGGCGCCTTCCCTGACCGCCTGCTCGATGACCTGGTTCACGAGCTGTATGACCGGCGCGTCGTCGGGGTTGGCTTCTCCCATGGCCTGGGTGAGGTCGATGTCTCCCACGGCGGTGTCCATGAGCTCGAGGCTT
Protein-coding regions in this window:
- a CDS encoding prepilin-type N-terminal cleavage/methylation domain-containing protein, whose product is MKKVMKKRTGFTLVELLIVIIIIGILAGAMLLVAGSGTDKAEATKIVSNLRSMKAAALLYYADNPSETTVPRSLSDWPSKLRLMSSICSGVHNFQDTKASF
- a CDS encoding type II secretion system F family protein produces the protein MEFKFKARSPEGKIVEGVIQGDSQDAAVATMRERGMMPITLTRSGREKGGESFREILHRMGSVPLRDKVIFFRQLATMIKAGVTLGNALNILVDQTKNPRLADSIRRVKMAVDGGFSLSGALRTRAEFSTLMVSIVSAGEEGGKLDESLDRLATFLERQDELRRKIVSAVTYPAVVILFAFFILYILVTVVMPRFSQVFRGLNVPLPTLTVQVFNFSEWMAEFWYIPLLAVLLFGVAVSMLAKNKDTKPAMDAMKLRLPMVGDIFFKSAMARSNRTLASLVDSGVPILKSLEMTAEVTDNAVIGKAYTSLRDAARKGASLGDTAKNIPVFPVMIAHMMKVGEETGQLETMLDKVAGWFEMELDEKIKRLTSILEPVLIIFVGGIVALVALAIFTPIVTAIQTMM
- a CDS encoding type IV pilus twitching motility protein PilT, whose translation is MQIRIHDLLAEVLRSGASDLHLGVGHLPCFRIDGDLHPVAGLPSLAQEDVEQAISDILLPEQMASYRQSREYDFSFTYHAPTGEEARFRGNCFFESGNMTLALRLIPMRIRSIEELGLPRCLLEVTGQRRGLFLVTGPTGHGKTTTLAALIDEVNRKRRDHVVTIEDPVEYVYKSQKSIIHQRQVGIDTRSFAEALRRVLRQDPDVILIGEMRDLETVSSAITAAETGHLVFATLHTQDAAQSIDRIIDVFPPHQQQQIRIQLSAVLVGICSQQLIPRPTGGRVVGTEILFANPAVRNCIKEGKTNQIKTLIQTGASSGMHTMEQCLADKVNEGLIPVDTAMAYAYDPKDLQRILFGQN
- a CDS encoding GspE/PulE family protein, giving the protein MTKALRLGDLLVESGAITPEQLGQALADQKSNGLRLGETLVKNGSLTEGKLLDALSALLKLQIYSLSRYRPMPEALRMVPENVARRLHAIPLSVEDGNTLLVAMSDPLDIIAQDEIRMLTGMDIKVGIASPSEIERNLERLYSIQESMEDASLELMDTAVGDIDLTQAMGEANPDDAPVIQLVNQVIEQAVREGASDIHIEPFEKNTRVRYRIDGQLFNAFDFPKHLHPAVSSRMKIMSAMDISEKRRPQDGRILIKVLGRRVDLRVSSLPTIYGEKIVIRILDQGNAMVGLTKLGLDADDKLLVDQVCNAPYGIVLVTGPTGSGKSTTLYSVLEQINKPEVNVVTVEDPVEYTIFGIGQVQVNERAGLNFNNTLRSILRQDPDKIMVGEIRDGETAQLAIRAALTGHLVLSTLHTNDAPSAAIRLIDMGIQPFLVSSSLLTVIAQRLVRSLCSACKEEYELPEKVAETLDVPAGTKVFRPVGCNECRGTGYRGRSAIFEIMAITDSIRQLIVSGASADVLRREALNNGMKSLRKSGIRKILEGRTSVEEVLTTTF